The Gymnodinialimonas sp. 57CJ19 genome includes a window with the following:
- a CDS encoding Hint domain-containing protein: MATINGNGSDNNLNGTSGDDEITGFAGNDTISGGGGDDIIDGGAPSLAPTPLDLNWNAQGGDGTNLAGGFTQNTGGINVGVSFTNDGGGTTAQVETDPTYVGSGESFNANSNLAIRGDGSADVWTVGLDFSSVGGSGFADEVENVSFRLHDIDQAGWQDVFTINAYDANGNLIPVVLTASGGDTVDGNTVTAGPGATGYSDPEGSVLVEIAGPVASIEIIYSNLGTSAQLGLVGDIQFDAVPTDDDVLSGNAGNDTITGGFGDDLLDGGADNDSLEGDTGNDTLLGGSGNDTLDGGAGQDSLVGGGGHDVMDGGTGHDTLNGGGGRDTLIGGDGDDSLVGGGGSDVLIGGEGADTLDGGNGNDIITAGGGDVVIGGEGGTDTNDQLIVNDVAEVVFDTLNPENGTVYFDDGSTATFTGIETLVVNGGPDGIVQGTQGDDVIDSSYSDTNLEKVDNNDGTLGTTGDQDAIEAGLGNDTVYAGEGDDSVQGGPSGPLPSAAENFSWVAEGTGTDVSGGVTQDTGIANITVNVTNDGALTQATTTGTTQYVEGAEPFDANSGLALAGNGGPDVATVDFASDVPLTDVSFRINDVDAGSWEDILTVNAYDADGNLVPVTLTSESAADVVSGQTVTGAGNDNPNEQAGSVLVEIAGPITSFEIIYENGSTGGQVAYLTDVHYTATENDDDVLHGDQGGDTIDGGAGDDVIFGDQLAINPADIPSGTGGTATSATFQNDSPYAVELAQVDNTGAVVSVITIPAGNSFTAPSTTQTNWLLLDPTNGDILQVYEAPADGSTQIFNSSGADSLMGGLGDDTISGDFGNDTIDGGAGNDSLSGGAGQDVFQFSDGFGTDTVDGGEAGDDLDTLDFSALSTGIDVLFDGDEQGTVSDTGSADSVEFTNIEQVDGTAQDDTIDAGASTADQTLIGNDGADSIVGGSGNDALYGDGGTSTPTNGTLIYADDFDNGNDGGWGTTPTDNTDPYFGSVLGRIEGTASATDIEAERTLNFDPAYNDAVIEFDFHRVDSWDNEEFQIYANGQEIFSDIFQHATDYTSGANTVTIDGVTYTVTLTSLGAPAQNGYTSGQSWSQDQSFRVRIEVENAPETLDLGFGSTLNQAVTDESYALDNFAVVSTNDTSIDPTDFIGANNDDTIEGGAGNDSIYGEEGNDSLSGGTGNDTLYGGAGDDVLDGGAGQDSLVGGQGADTLSGGDDADWIFGGSGDVIDGGEGGDDNDTLYLGDEGAVITYDSGNPENGSVLFSDGTTLTFSNIETIIPCFTPGSRVATERGTFKVEQLRVGDLIQTRDNGLQAIRWIGTKTLTQVDLAKAPHLRPVRIRKGALGAGVPNRDMEVSPQHRMLIEGVQAELLFGHDQVLVRAKHLLHLPGVEVVTTCERVTYIHVMCDAHEVICVDDAWTESFQPGDMVQNQEAREIFGDLLHVFPELGTEKGRENYVSARLSLKAHEAQLLTL, from the coding sequence ATGGCGACGATTAACGGCAACGGCTCAGACAACAATCTGAACGGCACAAGCGGTGATGATGAGATCACAGGCTTTGCCGGCAACGACACCATTTCTGGCGGCGGCGGCGATGATATTATCGACGGCGGTGCTCCTTCCCTTGCCCCGACACCCCTTGACCTGAATTGGAATGCCCAGGGCGGCGACGGCACAAACCTTGCCGGCGGCTTCACCCAGAACACCGGTGGTATCAACGTCGGCGTAAGCTTCACCAACGACGGCGGCGGCACCACGGCACAGGTCGAAACGGACCCAACCTACGTGGGCAGCGGCGAATCCTTCAACGCCAACTCCAACCTTGCCATCCGCGGCGACGGCAGTGCCGATGTCTGGACCGTTGGTCTGGACTTCTCGTCTGTCGGCGGTTCGGGCTTTGCAGATGAAGTGGAAAACGTCTCCTTCCGTCTGCACGACATCGACCAAGCCGGCTGGCAGGATGTGTTCACCATCAATGCCTATGATGCCAATGGCAACCTGATCCCGGTCGTCCTGACCGCTTCGGGCGGCGACACGGTGGACGGCAATACCGTAACGGCAGGCCCCGGCGCGACGGGTTATAGCGACCCCGAAGGTTCGGTCCTTGTGGAAATTGCAGGGCCCGTTGCCAGCATTGAAATCATCTACTCTAATCTCGGCACAAGCGCCCAATTGGGTCTTGTGGGCGACATTCAATTCGACGCCGTTCCCACCGATGATGACGTGCTTTCGGGGAATGCGGGCAACGACACAATCACCGGCGGCTTTGGCGACGACCTTCTGGATGGCGGTGCGGATAACGATTCGCTTGAGGGTGACACCGGCAACGACACGCTTTTGGGCGGAAGCGGCAATGACACGCTGGATGGCGGCGCGGGGCAAGACAGCCTTGTTGGTGGCGGTGGCCACGATGTCATGGACGGCGGCACGGGTCACGACACTCTGAATGGTGGCGGCGGCCGCGACACCCTGATCGGCGGTGACGGCGACGATAGCCTTGTGGGCGGCGGCGGATCGGACGTTTTGATCGGCGGCGAAGGCGCTGACACGCTGGATGGCGGCAACGGCAACGATATAATTACCGCCGGCGGCGGCGACGTCGTTATCGGTGGCGAGGGCGGTACAGACACCAACGACCAACTGATCGTTAATGACGTGGCCGAAGTCGTCTTCGACACCCTCAACCCCGAAAATGGCACGGTCTACTTCGACGACGGCTCCACCGCGACCTTCACGGGCATCGAAACTCTTGTGGTCAACGGTGGTCCTGACGGCATCGTTCAAGGCACCCAAGGCGATGACGTCATCGACAGTTCCTACTCGGACACCAACCTTGAGAAAGTCGACAACAACGACGGCACCCTTGGCACCACCGGCGACCAGGACGCCATTGAAGCGGGTCTTGGGAATGACACCGTCTATGCCGGTGAGGGCGACGATAGCGTGCAAGGCGGCCCAAGCGGCCCGCTGCCCTCTGCCGCAGAGAACTTCAGCTGGGTTGCCGAAGGCACCGGCACCGATGTCTCGGGGGGGGTCACGCAGGATACCGGCATCGCCAATATCACGGTCAATGTCACCAATGACGGCGCCCTGACCCAAGCCACCACCACCGGCACCACGCAATATGTGGAAGGCGCAGAGCCCTTCGACGCCAACTCTGGCCTCGCTCTTGCTGGGAACGGTGGGCCTGACGTGGCGACCGTTGACTTCGCCTCTGACGTGCCGCTGACGGATGTGTCTTTCCGAATAAACGACGTCGATGCGGGCTCTTGGGAAGATATCCTGACGGTCAACGCCTATGACGCGGACGGCAACCTTGTGCCTGTCACGCTGACCTCGGAATCCGCTGCCGATGTAGTTTCCGGTCAGACTGTTACCGGCGCCGGCAACGACAACCCGAACGAGCAAGCCGGCTCGGTCCTGGTGGAAATCGCCGGGCCAATTACCAGCTTCGAGATTATCTACGAGAACGGCAGCACCGGCGGCCAAGTCGCCTATCTTACCGACGTTCATTACACCGCGACTGAGAACGACGATGACGTTCTGCACGGGGACCAAGGCGGCGACACCATTGACGGCGGCGCGGGCGATGACGTTATCTTTGGCGATCAACTGGCCATAAACCCCGCCGATATCCCTTCCGGTACAGGGGGCACGGCGACCTCTGCCACGTTCCAGAACGACAGCCCCTATGCGGTGGAATTGGCACAGGTCGATAATACCGGCGCAGTCGTTTCTGTCATCACGATCCCCGCAGGCAATAGCTTTACCGCCCCCTCGACCACGCAAACAAACTGGTTGCTACTGGACCCGACCAACGGCGATATCCTTCAGGTCTATGAAGCGCCCGCCGATGGCTCTACCCAGATTTTCAACAGCTCTGGTGCCGACAGCCTGATGGGCGGTCTGGGTGACGACACGATTTCGGGCGATTTCGGGAACGACACCATCGACGGCGGCGCAGGCAACGATAGCCTTAGCGGCGGTGCCGGGCAGGACGTTTTCCAATTCTCCGACGGTTTTGGCACCGACACCGTGGACGGCGGAGAGGCCGGGGACGACCTCGACACCCTCGATTTCAGCGCCTTGAGCACCGGCATTGACGTGCTCTTTGATGGGGATGAGCAAGGCACCGTTTCCGACACCGGCTCGGCCGACAGTGTTGAATTCACCAATATCGAGCAGGTCGACGGCACCGCTCAAGACGACACAATCGACGCCGGAGCTTCAACCGCCGATCAGACGCTGATCGGTAACGATGGCGCCGATAGCATTGTTGGCGGCTCGGGCAATGACGCGCTTTATGGCGACGGCGGCACCAGCACGCCCACCAACGGTACGTTGATCTATGCCGATGATTTCGACAACGGCAACGATGGCGGCTGGGGCACAACGCCGACCGACAACACCGACCCCTACTTCGGTTCCGTCCTGGGACGCATTGAAGGCACGGCCTCTGCCACGGATATCGAGGCGGAACGGACCCTCAACTTCGATCCCGCCTACAACGATGCAGTTATCGAGTTCGATTTCCACCGGGTCGACAGCTGGGACAACGAGGAATTCCAGATCTACGCCAATGGGCAAGAGATCTTCTCGGATATCTTTCAGCACGCCACCGATTATACCAGCGGCGCGAACACGGTCACCATTGATGGCGTCACGTATACGGTAACACTGACCTCGCTGGGTGCGCCGGCGCAGAACGGCTATACCTCCGGCCAAAGCTGGTCTCAGGATCAAAGTTTCCGGGTTCGGATTGAAGTTGAAAACGCGCCGGAGACCCTGGACCTTGGCTTTGGCTCGACCCTGAATCAGGCGGTCACCGACGAAAGCTATGCGCTGGACAACTTCGCGGTAGTATCCACCAACGACACGTCAATCGACCCCACAGACTTTATTGGCGCAAATAACGACGACACCATCGAAGGTGGGGCTGGCAACGACTCCATCTACGGTGAAGAAGGCAACGACAGCCTGTCGGGCGGCACCGGAAACGACACGCTTTATGGTGGCGCAGGCGATGACGTGCTGGACGGCGGCGCGGGACAAGACAGCCTGGTAGGCGGACAGGGCGCCGACACGCTATCGGGCGGAGACGACGCCGACTGGATCTTCGGCGGCTCGGGCGATGTGATCGACGGTGGCGAAGGCGGCGACGACAACGATACGCTCTATCTGGGCGACGAAGGCGCGGTCATCACCTACGATAGCGGGAACCCGGAAAACGGCTCGGTCCTGTTCAGCGATGGCACAACGCTGACGTTCTCCAACATCGAAACGATCATCCCCTGTTTCACCCCGGGCAGCCGTGTCGCGACTGAGCGGGGCACTTTCAAGGTCGAACAGCTTCGCGTCGGCGACCTGATCCAGACGCGCGACAACGGCCTGCAAGCGATCCGCTGGATTGGCACCAAAACCCTGACCCAAGTGGATCTGGCCAAGGCCCCGCATCTGCGCCCTGTCCGCATCCGCAAAGGCGCCTTGGGTGCGGGCGTGCCGAACCGGGATATGGAGGTCTCTCCCCAACATCGGATGCTGATCGAAGGTGTTCAGGCCGAGTTGCTGTTCGGGCACGATCAGGTTTTGGTCCGCGCCAAACATCTGCTGCACCTTCCGGGCGTTGAGGTTGTCACAACCTGTGAACGGGTGACCTACATCCACGTCATGTGCGACGCCCATGAGGTGATCTGCGTGGATGACGCCTGGACCGAAAGCTTCCAACCCGGCGACATGGTGCAGAACCAGGAAGCCCGCGAGATTTTCGGCGACCTTCTGCATGTGTTCCCAGAGTTGGGGACGGAAAAGGGCCGCGAAAACTATGTCTCGGCCCGGTTGAGCCTGAAGGCCCACGAGGCGCAGCTTCTGACCCTTTAA
- a CDS encoding choline dehydrogenase, with amino-acid sequence MAEVSADYVIVGAGSAGCVLANRLSADSKNSVILLEAGGRDWNPWIHIPVGYFKTIHNPNVDWCYKTEPDPGLNGRSIEWPRGKVLGGSSSLNGLLYVRGQAQDYDRWRQMGNAGWAWDDVLPLFKRAERNERGADEYHGDQGPLSVSNMRIQRPITDAWVAAAQAAGYPFNPDYNGASQEGVGYFQLTSRNGRRCSAAVAYLNPVRGRTNLTIITHAQVDRVTLDGSRATGVSYTDRAGNSVTVKAGREVILCGGSINSPQLLMTSGIGEAAQLAEHGIDVAQNLYGVGKNLQDHLQARLVYKCNEPTLNDEVSSLVGQARIGLKYLMFRSGPMTMAASLATGFMRSRDDLETPDIQFHVQPLSAENPGKGADKFSAFTMSVCQLRPESRGEIRLRSANPRDYPKIIPRYLSTQTDRQTVVAGVNIARTIARHAPLTSKISEEFRPNPSLDINDYEATLDWARDHTASIYHPTGTCKMGQGEDAVVDARLRVHGITGLRVADCSIMPEIVSGNTNAPAIMIGEKASDMILEDLKTTS; translated from the coding sequence ATGGCCGAAGTATCAGCGGATTACGTGATTGTTGGCGCGGGGTCGGCAGGTTGCGTATTGGCCAACAGGTTGTCCGCTGATTCGAAGAACTCGGTCATCTTGCTGGAAGCCGGGGGGCGCGACTGGAACCCGTGGATCCACATCCCGGTCGGCTACTTCAAGACGATCCATAACCCGAACGTCGATTGGTGCTACAAGACCGAGCCTGATCCGGGCCTGAACGGGCGCTCGATTGAATGGCCCCGTGGCAAGGTCTTAGGGGGGTCATCTTCGCTGAACGGGTTGCTCTATGTGCGCGGGCAGGCCCAGGATTATGATCGCTGGCGGCAAATGGGCAACGCGGGTTGGGCGTGGGACGATGTGTTGCCGCTGTTCAAACGCGCTGAAAGAAATGAAAGAGGCGCCGATGAATATCACGGCGATCAAGGCCCGCTTTCTGTCTCGAACATGCGTATTCAGCGGCCCATCACAGACGCATGGGTCGCCGCGGCACAGGCCGCCGGGTATCCGTTCAACCCCGACTACAACGGGGCTTCACAGGAAGGGGTGGGCTACTTCCAATTGACGTCGCGTAATGGCCGCCGATGCAGCGCCGCCGTGGCCTACCTGAACCCGGTGCGCGGGCGAACGAATCTGACGATCATCACCCACGCACAGGTGGACCGCGTCACGTTGGACGGCAGCCGTGCGACGGGCGTCAGCTACACAGACCGGGCGGGCAATTCGGTGACGGTCAAAGCCGGTCGCGAGGTGATCTTGTGCGGCGGATCAATCAACTCTCCGCAACTGTTGATGACATCGGGCATCGGAGAGGCGGCGCAACTGGCCGAGCACGGGATTGATGTCGCGCAAAACCTTTATGGCGTCGGCAAGAACCTGCAAGACCACCTGCAAGCGCGGCTCGTCTATAAATGCAACGAACCCACCTTGAATGATGAGGTGTCGAGCCTTGTGGGACAGGCGCGGATCGGATTGAAATACCTGATGTTCCGGTCCGGGCCGATGACCATGGCAGCCAGCCTCGCCACCGGTTTCATGCGGTCCCGTGACGATCTGGAAACGCCAGATATCCAGTTCCACGTACAGCCCCTGTCGGCCGAAAACCCCGGCAAGGGGGCCGACAAATTCAGCGCGTTCACCATGTCCGTTTGCCAACTGCGCCCTGAAAGCCGTGGCGAAATTCGCCTGAGGAGCGCGAACCCACGCGATTATCCGAAGATCATCCCCAGATATCTTTCGACCCAGACCGACCGTCAGACCGTGGTGGCAGGCGTCAACATTGCGCGTACCATCGCGCGACATGCGCCGCTCACCTCTAAAATCAGCGAAGAATTCCGTCCCAACCCCAGCCTCGACATCAATGACTACGAAGCAACGCTGGATTGGGCACGCGACCACACCGCCTCGATCTATCACCCGACGGGGACCTGCAAGATGGGTCAAGGAGAAGACGCCGTGGTAGATGCAAGGCTGCGGGTGCACGGGATCACGGGGCTTCGGGTCGCCGATTGCTCGATCATGCCGGAAATTGTGTCGGGCAACACCAACGCGCCTGCAATCATGATTGGCGAAAAGGCGTCTGACATGATCCTGGAGGACCTCAAAACCACCTCTTAG
- the dctP gene encoding TRAP transporter substrate-binding protein DctP — protein sequence MNASKALAQISRRDLMKLTGTYGVSSVVMGAATLTGAVTLPSLARAVESTYDRRYGTEAQHTLTLGAAGFNQRNLLVERAGVLEFARDLEERTDGAIRIEFIGDNQICGQLNCLEKAQLGVVDFYSASTQNSAGSAPYLNVLDYAYMFRSRADQYHFLYSPESQRLLRDPLEQRHGVKFLFSHAELRGLQMGASFAERDTVTTLEELFGTRNRVTGTQLGRIAMDLMNLNPTPIAWEETLDGLRQGLVDGAETWASAVAYANMSPVVSQSVDLKFFCGTEHTGMNAELFDSMGGELQDAIMESAYLTQVHVQAANEAALVNTVGHTDPPMPGTIFAENDVRVAKLGEDQIQMAREMCAPEYVPEPWEQWRERLNGWAGGADTYQEIYDVARQIPADTLAENVEPRRWWRG from the coding sequence ATGAACGCATCAAAGGCTCTGGCTCAGATATCACGCCGTGATCTGATGAAACTGACGGGCACCTACGGGGTGTCTTCGGTGGTGATGGGCGCGGCCACATTGACTGGCGCGGTGACGTTGCCTTCGTTGGCACGCGCCGTGGAATCCACCTACGATCGCCGCTACGGCACCGAAGCCCAGCACACGCTGACCTTGGGGGCGGCGGGCTTCAATCAACGCAACCTGCTGGTTGAGCGCGCGGGTGTTCTGGAGTTCGCCCGCGATCTGGAGGAGCGCACAGATGGTGCGATCCGCATCGAATTCATCGGTGACAACCAGATTTGTGGTCAGCTGAACTGTCTTGAGAAAGCGCAGTTGGGCGTGGTTGATTTCTATTCGGCCTCCACCCAGAACTCGGCCGGTTCCGCGCCTTATCTCAACGTGCTGGACTATGCTTATATGTTCCGGTCCCGTGCGGATCAGTATCACTTCCTCTACTCGCCTGAATCTCAGCGCCTTCTGCGTGACCCGCTGGAGCAGCGCCACGGCGTGAAGTTCCTGTTCAGCCATGCCGAATTGCGCGGATTGCAGATGGGCGCGTCCTTCGCCGAGCGCGATACGGTGACCACGCTGGAAGAGCTTTTTGGCACCCGTAACCGGGTGACGGGCACGCAGCTTGGTCGCATCGCGATGGATTTGATGAACCTCAACCCAACGCCGATTGCCTGGGAAGAAACCCTCGACGGTCTCCGTCAGGGTCTTGTCGACGGCGCCGAGACATGGGCCTCGGCCGTGGCCTACGCAAACATGTCGCCCGTGGTCAGCCAGTCGGTCGACCTGAAGTTCTTCTGCGGCACCGAGCATACGGGCATGAACGCAGAACTCTTCGACAGCATGGGCGGAGAGTTGCAGGATGCGATCATGGAATCCGCCTATCTGACACAGGTTCACGTGCAGGCCGCCAACGAGGCCGCCTTGGTCAACACGGTGGGTCACACCGATCCGCCAATGCCCGGCACGATCTTCGCCGAAAACGACGTGCGCGTGGCGAAACTGGGTGAAGATCAGATCCAGATGGCCCGTGAGATGTGCGCGCCAGAGTATGTGCCGGAGCCATGGGAGCAGTGGCGCGAGCGTCTGAACGGATGGGCCGGCGGTGCCGACACCTATCAAGAGATCTACGATGTCGCCCGTCAGATCCCAGCCGATACGCTGGCCGAGAACGTGGAGCCTCGCCGCTGGTGGCGCGGCTGA
- a CDS encoding TRAP transporter small permease subunit, which translates to MGEIFTGMDQIMAAFADGDSWMIREALREPGAWTLGLILMLLGGVIVMLMYRYVPFIERHLESYTMVVSYLTIGGIIFFGVIQRFVPGMLGMDFTNTPQWLRPWAWTTSLPPFLFLVMTWVGCTYNVKLRTHLSFNEFRANMGRHAQMALLTMDALLWMGFSWVVVVTGSRVVANAASNFQIVPATDGLMQWWFILAVPLSFVFLVARVMENWLQDLGNYRSGNALIEQAVIGGE; encoded by the coding sequence ATGGGAGAGATTTTCACAGGCATGGACCAGATCATGGCGGCCTTCGCCGATGGCGACAGCTGGATGATCCGGGAAGCGCTGCGCGAGCCGGGCGCTTGGACGTTGGGGCTAATCCTGATGCTTCTGGGCGGTGTCATCGTCATGCTGATGTATCGCTATGTGCCGTTCATCGAGCGTCATCTCGAATCCTACACCATGGTCGTGTCGTACCTGACAATTGGGGGGATCATCTTCTTTGGGGTGATCCAGCGTTTCGTGCCGGGCATGTTGGGCATGGATTTCACCAATACGCCGCAGTGGTTGCGGCCCTGGGCCTGGACCACGTCCTTGCCGCCGTTCCTGTTCCTTGTGATGACGTGGGTGGGGTGCACTTATAACGTGAAGCTCCGCACGCATTTGTCGTTCAACGAGTTCCGCGCGAACATGGGCCGGCACGCCCAGATGGCGCTTCTGACCATGGACGCCTTGCTGTGGATGGGGTTCTCGTGGGTGGTTGTCGTGACGGGCAGCCGGGTCGTGGCCAATGCGGCCTCTAACTTCCAGATCGTGCCCGCAACCGATGGGTTGATGCAGTGGTGGTTCATTCTGGCCGTTCCGCTGTCGTTCGTGTTCCTCGTCGCAAGGGTGATGGAGAACTGGTTGCAGGACCTTGGGAATTATCGCTCCGGCAATGCGCTGATCGAGCAAGCCGTGATCGGAGGGGAATGA
- a CDS encoding TRAP transporter large permease codes for MSDGTLITLLSLGVTALFMLGVPVFLVIGYWVIGMSFVLGLPIDNIAAALSRVFTDGFALLAMPLFILTGDLINRSGIARRLTDYAYACLGWIRGGLAMAALGACGLFAAISGSNSATTATIGSMLHPEMVKGGYDERFSAATAAAGGTVGIIIPPSIIFIVYGFLMNLPIGDLFIAGIIPGALMVLAMMIACFVVCFKNKWGIITNLSIVRVFKTGVGAWLGFFAIGLVLWGIYTGKFSPTEAAGVTVGFCVIVGFACLAITKIVDRTHPGFAKREERPVDERSLGGMLVVRGFGPLELPSITMRSAQITGILAPLIAVSVVMQQILSVMGAQAFLTEFVTSMGGYYAVLFTAMVIVFISGMVLESLPVTIILAPILAPIAHDIGVEPVQFAVIFLVGASIGFITPPYGLNLYVASGVTGVPYFKLLRYTWPYLIALISIWIIVALVPALSTALLPDL; via the coding sequence ATGTCTGACGGAACCCTTATCACGTTGCTGTCCTTGGGCGTCACGGCCCTGTTCATGCTGGGCGTACCGGTCTTCTTGGTGATCGGCTACTGGGTTATCGGCATGTCGTTCGTTCTGGGACTGCCCATCGACAACATTGCCGCCGCGCTCAGCCGCGTGTTCACCGATGGCTTTGCGCTTCTGGCGATGCCTTTGTTCATCCTGACCGGCGATCTCATAAACCGATCAGGCATTGCCCGAAGATTGACTGATTACGCCTACGCCTGTCTGGGCTGGATAAGAGGCGGGTTGGCCATGGCGGCGCTGGGGGCTTGCGGGCTTTTCGCGGCGATTTCGGGATCGAACTCGGCCACCACGGCGACCATCGGTTCCATGCTGCACCCCGAAATGGTGAAGGGCGGCTATGACGAGCGGTTCAGCGCGGCCACCGCAGCGGCGGGCGGTACGGTGGGGATCATCATTCCGCCGTCGATCATTTTCATCGTCTATGGCTTCTTGATGAACCTGCCCATCGGCGACCTGTTCATTGCGGGCATCATCCCGGGCGCGCTGATGGTCTTGGCGATGATGATCGCCTGCTTCGTGGTTTGCTTCAAGAACAAGTGGGGCATCATCACCAACCTGTCGATCGTGCGCGTATTCAAAACCGGTGTGGGCGCGTGGCTTGGCTTCTTCGCCATCGGCCTTGTGCTGTGGGGCATCTACACGGGCAAGTTCTCTCCGACCGAGGCGGCGGGCGTGACCGTAGGTTTCTGTGTGATCGTGGGTTTCGCTTGCCTTGCCATCACGAAGATCGTGGACCGCACCCATCCGGGTTTCGCGAAAAGGGAAGAGCGTCCCGTGGACGAACGTAGCCTTGGCGGCATGTTGGTCGTTCGCGGCTTCGGCCCACTGGAGTTGCCGTCGATTACGATGCGCTCGGCTCAGATCACCGGCATCCTTGCGCCACTGATCGCGGTTTCCGTGGTGATGCAGCAAATCCTGTCGGTGATGGGTGCTCAGGCATTCCTGACGGAATTCGTCACCTCGATGGGCGGCTATTATGCGGTGCTGTTCACAGCGATGGTGATTGTCTTCATCTCGGGTATGGTGCTGGAAAGCCTGCCCGTCACAATCATCCTTGCGCCGATCCTGGCCCCGATTGCCCACGATATTGGGGTGGAGCCTGTGCAATTTGCGGTGATCTTCCTGGTGGGCGCGTCGATCGGTTTCATCACGCCGCCCTATGGGTTGAACCTCTACGTAGCGTCTGGCGTTACGGGGGTGCCGTACTTCAAACTGTTGCGCTATACGTGGCCTTACCTGATCGCATTGATCTCGATCTGGATCATCGTGGCCCTGGTGCCCGCGCTTTCAACCGCGCTTCTGCCAGACCTGTAA